One genomic window of Phoenix dactylifera cultivar Barhee BC4 chromosome 6, palm_55x_up_171113_PBpolish2nd_filt_p, whole genome shotgun sequence includes the following:
- the LOC103710327 gene encoding protein RIK isoform X3 has protein sequence MTEDSSQKASDESSAAATAARQRKKRKWDQPAESLISAGVAVPGVSLGMGGVVGISLPGVVPLSGVPATFATVSQLIQSSSLPQSAAAIVQKLNQPKIQDELIAREIVINDAEPAIRYKLTKRQTQEEIQKCTGAVVITRGKYRPNGLPDSEKPLYLHISAGSHLKDTVERIKAVDRAASMVEEILKQGQNSQPASTPFLSALSNGEVAQPRSTCVYLGFDADPSLNIAARIRGPNDQYINHIMNETGATVVLRGWGSGNLDSSHAEAGQLPLHLYLSSTNPKSLEDARILAENLLDTISAECGASRISSCKVYGAVPPPQQLMAGVQNSKVSDVNGNLVAGLPCTAAGSAAATESFPPTGVSVSTGSNVCPPGALLKSGALLSYGSPPSMVSYTQPSVTGGTCYSGYEGIYPQATPLQQVALALRQAPASTAVISSSASLTSTALKMNSSSNADADKRPPQKRKFQELPVTSKEPAVLHQVFSLTISEADRLVLDLSVYWTCMFHRVFKSGVATRPGCLLVAAFNQGNLGFCPLQMASSGKIIFTISFSLFL, from the exons GAAAAAACGAAAGTGGGACCAGCCTGCAGAGTCCTTGATATCTGCTGGAGTTGCTGTTCCAGGGGTCTCGTTGGGCATGGGTGGTGTTGTTGGGATTTCTCTCCCAGGAGTTGTTCCACTTTCTGGAGTTCCAGCAACTTTTGCTACTGTCTCTCAGTTGATACAGTCATCTTCACTCCCACAGAGTGCTGCTGCAATAGTTCAGAAATTAAATCAG ccaaaaattcaagatgaattaATAGCACGAGAAATTGTTATAAATGATGCAGAACCAGCCATCCGATATAAGCTTACAAAACGTCAAACACAAGAAGAG ATTCAGAAATGCACAGGTGCTGTCGTCATAACCAG AGGCAAGTACCGCCCAAATGGATTGCCAGACAGTGAGAAGCCATTATATCTCCATATTTCTGCTGGGTCTCAT TTGAAAGACACCGTTGAACGCATTAAAGCAGTTGATCGTGCAGCTTCCATGGTTGAGGAAATATTGAAACAAGGACAGAATTCCCAGCCAGCTTCTACCCCTTTCCTCTCAGCTCTGAGTAATGGGGAG GTTGCTCAACCTCGGAGCACATGTGTATATCTGGGCTTTGATGCAGACCCATCATTAAATATTGCAGCTCGTATCCGTGGACCAAAT GACCAGTATATAAATcacattatgaatgaaacaggaGCAACTGTTGTACTGAGAGGATGGGGTTCTGGAAATCTTGATAGTTCTCATGCTGAAG CAGGGCAGCTACCCTTGCACTTATATCTGTCAAGTACCAATCCAAAGAGTCTTGAAGATGCAAGGATTCTAGCTGAAAACCTTCTGGACACAATTTCTGCTGAATGTGGTGCTTCTAG GATTTCATCATGTAAGGTATATGGTGCAGTTCCTCCCCCACAGCAATTGATGGCTGGAGTTCAAAATTCAAAGGTATCAGATGTAAACGGCAATCTAGTTGCTGGATTGCCGTGCACTGCTGCTGGCTCTGCAGCAGCAACAGAGTCTTTTCCACCTACTGGAGTTTCAGTTTCTACAGGCTCCAATGTGTGTCCACCAGGGGCACTATTAAAATCTGGGGCCCTGCTTAGTTATGGAAGCCCCCCAAGTATGGTTAGCTATACCCAACCCTCAGTGACCGGGGGAACATGCTATAGCGGATATGAAGGGATATATCCACAAGCCACACCATTGCAGCAAGTTGCTTTGGCACTCAGGCAGGCACCAGCTTCAACTGCTGTCATTTCATCCTCAGCTTCATTGACAAGCACAGCCCTAAAGATGAACTCAAGCTCAAATGCTGATGCAGACAAACGCCCTCCACAGAAACGGAAATTTCAGGAGCTACCAGTCACTTCGAAGGAGCCAGCAGTTCTTCATCAG GTATTTTCTCTGACCATCTCTGAAGCTGACAGGCTGGTACTGGACCTGTCTGTCTATTGGACTTGCATGTTTCACAGGGTTTTCAAGTCTGGAGTTGCAACAAGACCAGGGTGCTTACTAGTTGCAGCCTTCAACCAAGGCAACTTAGGATTTTGCCCCTTGCAGATGGCTTCATCCGGCAAAATAATATTTACAATATCATTTTCACTTTTCCTCTGA
- the LOC103710327 gene encoding protein RIK isoform X2 codes for MTEDSSQKASDESSAAATAARQRKKRKWDQPAESLISAGVAVPGVSLGMGGVVGISLPGVVPLSGVPATFATVSQLIQSSSLPQSAAAIVQKLNQPKIQDELIAREIVINDAEPAIRYKLTKRQTQEEIQKCTGAVVITRGKYRPNGLPDSEKPLYLHISAGSHLKDTVERIKAVDRAASMVEEILKQGQNSQPASTPFLSALSNGEVAQPRSTCVYLGFDADPSLNIAARIRGPNDQYINHIMNETGATVVLRGWGSGNLDSSHAEGQLPLHLYLSSTNPKSLEDARILAENLLDTISAECGASRISSCKVYGAVPPPQQLMAGVQNSKVSDVNGNLVAGLPCTAAGSAAATESFPPTGVSVSTGSNVCPPGALLKSGALLSYGSPPSMVSYTQPSVTGGTCYSGYEGIYPQATPLQQVALALRQAPASTAVISSSASLTSTALKMNSSSNADADKRPPQKRKFQELPVTSKEPAVLHQNSQPGSEFLKSGSEDSGLGSGVSMPPPKLVEPRSNGMPPPPSRNMPCPPPKFSLPRSAAIESRDFDLKKSSAPPPPPRNMPPPPPKFSSQSPPKVESRNSVAKKSSLEPVSDILMKLAEYGDEDDNVDDTIELPKDNPTRTSTSKPFWAV; via the exons GAAAAAACGAAAGTGGGACCAGCCTGCAGAGTCCTTGATATCTGCTGGAGTTGCTGTTCCAGGGGTCTCGTTGGGCATGGGTGGTGTTGTTGGGATTTCTCTCCCAGGAGTTGTTCCACTTTCTGGAGTTCCAGCAACTTTTGCTACTGTCTCTCAGTTGATACAGTCATCTTCACTCCCACAGAGTGCTGCTGCAATAGTTCAGAAATTAAATCAG ccaaaaattcaagatgaattaATAGCACGAGAAATTGTTATAAATGATGCAGAACCAGCCATCCGATATAAGCTTACAAAACGTCAAACACAAGAAGAG ATTCAGAAATGCACAGGTGCTGTCGTCATAACCAG AGGCAAGTACCGCCCAAATGGATTGCCAGACAGTGAGAAGCCATTATATCTCCATATTTCTGCTGGGTCTCAT TTGAAAGACACCGTTGAACGCATTAAAGCAGTTGATCGTGCAGCTTCCATGGTTGAGGAAATATTGAAACAAGGACAGAATTCCCAGCCAGCTTCTACCCCTTTCCTCTCAGCTCTGAGTAATGGGGAG GTTGCTCAACCTCGGAGCACATGTGTATATCTGGGCTTTGATGCAGACCCATCATTAAATATTGCAGCTCGTATCCGTGGACCAAAT GACCAGTATATAAATcacattatgaatgaaacaggaGCAACTGTTGTACTGAGAGGATGGGGTTCTGGAAATCTTGATAGTTCTCATGCTGAAG GGCAGCTACCCTTGCACTTATATCTGTCAAGTACCAATCCAAAGAGTCTTGAAGATGCAAGGATTCTAGCTGAAAACCTTCTGGACACAATTTCTGCTGAATGTGGTGCTTCTAG GATTTCATCATGTAAGGTATATGGTGCAGTTCCTCCCCCACAGCAATTGATGGCTGGAGTTCAAAATTCAAAGGTATCAGATGTAAACGGCAATCTAGTTGCTGGATTGCCGTGCACTGCTGCTGGCTCTGCAGCAGCAACAGAGTCTTTTCCACCTACTGGAGTTTCAGTTTCTACAGGCTCCAATGTGTGTCCACCAGGGGCACTATTAAAATCTGGGGCCCTGCTTAGTTATGGAAGCCCCCCAAGTATGGTTAGCTATACCCAACCCTCAGTGACCGGGGGAACATGCTATAGCGGATATGAAGGGATATATCCACAAGCCACACCATTGCAGCAAGTTGCTTTGGCACTCAGGCAGGCACCAGCTTCAACTGCTGTCATTTCATCCTCAGCTTCATTGACAAGCACAGCCCTAAAGATGAACTCAAGCTCAAATGCTGATGCAGACAAACGCCCTCCACAGAAACGGAAATTTCAGGAGCTACCAGTCACTTCGAAGGAGCCAGCAGTTCTTCATCAG AACTCACAACCGGGatcagaatttcttaagtcaggTTCAGAGGATTCAGGTTTAGGGAGTGGTGTGTCCATGCCGCCGCCAAAGCTGGTTGAGCCTAGGTCAAATGggatgccaccacctccttcaCGGAATATGCCTTGCCCACCACCAAAGTTCTCGTTGCCACGATCAGCTGCCATCGAGAGTAGGGACTTTGatttgaagaaatcaagtgctccACCACCTCCCCCAAGAAACATGCCTCCCCCACCACCAAAGTTCTCATCACAATCACCTCCCAAAGTTGAGAGTAGGAACTCGGTGGcgaagaaatcaagtttggagccTGTCTCTG ATATACTGATGAAGCTTGCAGAGTATGGAGATGAGGATGACAATGTTGATGACACCATTGAATTGCCCAAGGACAATCCAACTCGAACTTCAACCTCTAAACCATTTTGGGCCGTGTGA
- the LOC103710327 gene encoding protein RIK isoform X1, with protein MTEDSSQKASDESSAAATAARQRKKRKWDQPAESLISAGVAVPGVSLGMGGVVGISLPGVVPLSGVPATFATVSQLIQSSSLPQSAAAIVQKLNQPKIQDELIAREIVINDAEPAIRYKLTKRQTQEEIQKCTGAVVITRGKYRPNGLPDSEKPLYLHISAGSHLKDTVERIKAVDRAASMVEEILKQGQNSQPASTPFLSALSNGEVAQPRSTCVYLGFDADPSLNIAARIRGPNDQYINHIMNETGATVVLRGWGSGNLDSSHAEAGQLPLHLYLSSTNPKSLEDARILAENLLDTISAECGASRISSCKVYGAVPPPQQLMAGVQNSKVSDVNGNLVAGLPCTAAGSAAATESFPPTGVSVSTGSNVCPPGALLKSGALLSYGSPPSMVSYTQPSVTGGTCYSGYEGIYPQATPLQQVALALRQAPASTAVISSSASLTSTALKMNSSSNADADKRPPQKRKFQELPVTSKEPAVLHQNSQPGSEFLKSGSEDSGLGSGVSMPPPKLVEPRSNGMPPPPSRNMPCPPPKFSLPRSAAIESRDFDLKKSSAPPPPPRNMPPPPPKFSSQSPPKVESRNSVAKKSSLEPVSDILMKLAEYGDEDDNVDDTIELPKDNPTRTSTSKPFWAV; from the exons GAAAAAACGAAAGTGGGACCAGCCTGCAGAGTCCTTGATATCTGCTGGAGTTGCTGTTCCAGGGGTCTCGTTGGGCATGGGTGGTGTTGTTGGGATTTCTCTCCCAGGAGTTGTTCCACTTTCTGGAGTTCCAGCAACTTTTGCTACTGTCTCTCAGTTGATACAGTCATCTTCACTCCCACAGAGTGCTGCTGCAATAGTTCAGAAATTAAATCAG ccaaaaattcaagatgaattaATAGCACGAGAAATTGTTATAAATGATGCAGAACCAGCCATCCGATATAAGCTTACAAAACGTCAAACACAAGAAGAG ATTCAGAAATGCACAGGTGCTGTCGTCATAACCAG AGGCAAGTACCGCCCAAATGGATTGCCAGACAGTGAGAAGCCATTATATCTCCATATTTCTGCTGGGTCTCAT TTGAAAGACACCGTTGAACGCATTAAAGCAGTTGATCGTGCAGCTTCCATGGTTGAGGAAATATTGAAACAAGGACAGAATTCCCAGCCAGCTTCTACCCCTTTCCTCTCAGCTCTGAGTAATGGGGAG GTTGCTCAACCTCGGAGCACATGTGTATATCTGGGCTTTGATGCAGACCCATCATTAAATATTGCAGCTCGTATCCGTGGACCAAAT GACCAGTATATAAATcacattatgaatgaaacaggaGCAACTGTTGTACTGAGAGGATGGGGTTCTGGAAATCTTGATAGTTCTCATGCTGAAG CAGGGCAGCTACCCTTGCACTTATATCTGTCAAGTACCAATCCAAAGAGTCTTGAAGATGCAAGGATTCTAGCTGAAAACCTTCTGGACACAATTTCTGCTGAATGTGGTGCTTCTAG GATTTCATCATGTAAGGTATATGGTGCAGTTCCTCCCCCACAGCAATTGATGGCTGGAGTTCAAAATTCAAAGGTATCAGATGTAAACGGCAATCTAGTTGCTGGATTGCCGTGCACTGCTGCTGGCTCTGCAGCAGCAACAGAGTCTTTTCCACCTACTGGAGTTTCAGTTTCTACAGGCTCCAATGTGTGTCCACCAGGGGCACTATTAAAATCTGGGGCCCTGCTTAGTTATGGAAGCCCCCCAAGTATGGTTAGCTATACCCAACCCTCAGTGACCGGGGGAACATGCTATAGCGGATATGAAGGGATATATCCACAAGCCACACCATTGCAGCAAGTTGCTTTGGCACTCAGGCAGGCACCAGCTTCAACTGCTGTCATTTCATCCTCAGCTTCATTGACAAGCACAGCCCTAAAGATGAACTCAAGCTCAAATGCTGATGCAGACAAACGCCCTCCACAGAAACGGAAATTTCAGGAGCTACCAGTCACTTCGAAGGAGCCAGCAGTTCTTCATCAG AACTCACAACCGGGatcagaatttcttaagtcaggTTCAGAGGATTCAGGTTTAGGGAGTGGTGTGTCCATGCCGCCGCCAAAGCTGGTTGAGCCTAGGTCAAATGggatgccaccacctccttcaCGGAATATGCCTTGCCCACCACCAAAGTTCTCGTTGCCACGATCAGCTGCCATCGAGAGTAGGGACTTTGatttgaagaaatcaagtgctccACCACCTCCCCCAAGAAACATGCCTCCCCCACCACCAAAGTTCTCATCACAATCACCTCCCAAAGTTGAGAGTAGGAACTCGGTGGcgaagaaatcaagtttggagccTGTCTCTG ATATACTGATGAAGCTTGCAGAGTATGGAGATGAGGATGACAATGTTGATGACACCATTGAATTGCCCAAGGACAATCCAACTCGAACTTCAACCTCTAAACCATTTTGGGCCGTGTGA